One stretch of Nicotiana tabacum cultivar K326 chromosome 18, ASM71507v2, whole genome shotgun sequence DNA includes these proteins:
- the LOC107761450 gene encoding uncharacterized protein LOC107761450, with product MGESFTIQISSNLVKQLADDGEKLKKKTRKPKTKTQRENKSAQANVHQKPISSDPDVVKGPAATGWPVQPPLFLPVPPQPQPAITELDAIRSVLKESEKVLERLQKQEENMLQEVTQKAKDLHDKEFKLPNQKPIPCLDERDACVKCYKEHEKDPLNCANVVQNFAECARRVKKQVGLVDK from the coding sequence ATGGGTGAATCATTCACTATACAGATCAGCAGCAATTTAGTCAAACAACTTGCTGATGATGGTGAAAAGCTGAAGAAAAAAACAAGGAAGCCAAAAACAAAGACACAAAGAGAGAACAAATCAGCGCAAGCTAATGTGCATCAGAAGCCAATCTCTAGTGATCCTGACGTAGTGAAGGGGCCTGCTGCTACAGGATGGCCTGTTCAGCCTCCTTTATTCTTGCCAGTCCCGCCTCAACCTCAACCTGCAATCACAGAATTAGATGCTATTCGATCTGTCCTAAAAGAGAGTGAGAAGGTTTTGGAGAGGTTGCAGAAACAGGAGGAAAATATGTTGCAAGAAGTGACACAGAAGGCGAAGGATCTACACGATAAGGAGTTCAAGCTTCCGAATCAAAAGCCTATCCCCTGCTTGGATGAGAGAGATGCTTGTGTGAAATGCTACAAGGAACACGAAAAGGATCCCCTAAATTGTGCTAATGTGGTTCAAAATTTTGCAGAATGTGCTCGCAGAGTTAAGAAGCAAGTCGGCTTGGTGGATAAGTAG